TTTCAGTTTAATATCAATAAGAAAAATTTTTCATGCCTATTTGACAACTTATATACCTTTATTTATTGTATTTACAATACTTAATTTAACAAGTTATAGAGGGGTTAATTTTATGATTCTTGAATTAATATTTTTAGTATTAATTATTTATATGTGTTCAATAATGGTAAGTTTAAATGTTGGTAAATTTATTTATTATGTTGTAACAACAGTTATTTATTCTATTCTTTCAATAATATTATGGAAATTTTAACAAAAGACTTAGATATCTTTTATCCACCTAAAACAGTTTTGAAAAAAATTAACATTCATTTGCCAGAAGGTATTAATATAATTGTTGGTAAAAATGGGAGTGGTAAGTCTACTTTTTTAAAATTTTTTGCTGGTCTTATTAAACATTATAATGGAACATTTAAATATAGGGGATTAAATAACTTTGAAGGAATTAAAAAGGACTTTGGTTTTCAATTTGGGGAGGAATTTCTTACGCTAAATCTTAAAGTTAGTGAAATGACTAGATTTTGTGGAAAACTACATGGAATTGATAATATAACTTTAGGAAAACGGATAACTGCCCTAATTGATTTTTTTGAATTAGAAGATAAAGAAATTCAATTTTTGTCGTACGGAAATAAGAAGAAATTGTTAATAGCCTTAGCTATGTTAAATAAACCAAAAGGATTAATACTTGATGAGCCTTTTGAAGGATTAGACTTTGTAATGAAAAAGAAACTTTTGGAATATCTTTTGGCTAGTAATTTTGAAAACATTATTCTTTCAACTAATGATTTAAATATAGCTAAAAGTATTACTTCCTCTCTATTTCTAATTAATACAGATGGTAGCATTTTAAAGACTGAAATTTCTGATATTTCAAATTTAAATATTGACCAATAATTATTATAGATAGAAAATTAAAAGATTGAATAAAATTAAAGCAACATATCTATATTTATTTTTGATTTTAATTAGTAGCATTATTAATTATGTTCTTCAATCATACATTATTAATGACAATATATATATATTGATTATTTTCAAAATCAATTAGGTTATGAGCGCATTCTTAAAATGGTTAACGAACAGAAAAAATGGGCATGGTTAAACTATGCTCTGATGCCCGTGATTTACCTTATTAAATTTTCCCTCATTACTTTTTGGATTCTATGCGGGACTATTATTGCAGGATTTAAAATAAGCTTTAAATCGATTTTCAAAGTAGTTTTAGTGGCAGAGTTTGTGTGGCTTCTTCCATCATTTATATTAATAATATGGTTTGGCCTTTTTGAAACGTCCTATACCTTTAGTGATGTACAATATTTTGCACCCCTTTCATTACTTAATCTTTTTGATGCCTCCCAATTAGACTCATGGCTCATTTTTCCTTTGAAATCCCTAAATCTATTTGAAGTTATTTATCTCTTAGCATTAGCTCTAGGAATCAAAAAGATCATGAAAAAAGATTATGATTCTGCTTTGAAGTTCACACTGCCTGTTTATGGGTCGGCATTAGTAGTTTGGATATTATTTGTCACATTTCTGTCAATTAACCTTGGAGCCTAATGAAAAAGAAACTTCTTATCATTTTCGGGCTATTAGTGATTGGTCTTTTATCTTGGATGGGCTATTCAAGTATTCAAAAATTAGATCAGAAAAGTAAATCGGAAGCGATTATTCAAAACCTCAGTTCCTTGACCAATAATCTGGGATTTAAAGTAGCAAATACTGACCAACCTACCATTTTCATGTATTTCAACAGTGATTGTCATTTTTGCCAATGGGAAATGGAGCAAATTGAAAAGAATATTGAGAAGTTTCAAAACTATCAGTTGCTATTGGCCTCTTTTGAACCTAAAAATGAAGCGATTGATTTTCTTCAGCAATACAAGCTTGCAGAACATTATGTGGAAGTTAATCCTGATTCATTGACAAGCACTATGATTGGTGGTGTACCACAAACTTTTATATACGAAAATGGGTCGTTAAAAAAGCATTTCAAAGGTGAAGTGAAAATTGAAGCGATTTTAGAAGTCTTGGAATGAAGGAATAAGTACAAGCTTTTCCAAAGTTTAGAACTTTGGAAAAGTTGATAAAGAAGTATTTAAACGAACCTAACCAATGTTAAAAAAACTCAACCAATATTTCGTTCAGCAACACGGCCAATCGGATTGTGGGCCTGCTTGTTTGGCTTCTATCATCAAATTTCATGATGGGGAACATAGTTTGGATGAAGTCAGAAGAATAACAGGGACAACTCAAATAGGCACTAAATTATTAGGGCTATTTCAAGGAGCAAATGATTTGGGTTTTGATGTAGAAGGATTAGAAGCTGAATCCATTGAAAATTTAAGGGAACTCGATTCTCCTGCTATTCTACATGTGATTCTGGAAAATAGATTACAGCACTATATTGTTTTTTATGGTTTTCAGGGAGATCAATTAATGATCAATGATCCGGGTAGGGGGGTAGAACTATGGTCAAAAGAAAAACTAGAAAAAGTTTGGCAATCCAAAGCTTTGCTAAAGCTGTCACCCAATCAAAAGTTTGAAAAAGTAAAGTCCAAAAAGAAAAAATATGAGAATCTGCTGAGTTGGGTAAAGGAAGATCTGAATATTCTATTAGCCGCACTCTTTTTAGGTATTTTAATCGCTATTTTTTCATTGGCCACTGCCATTTTTAGCCAAAAACTGATTGACGTTATTCTACCCACCAAAGAAGTCAGCAAACTCATCATAGGACTGGTTTTATTTGCCTTGATTTTATTGATTAAGATGGGGTTAAGCTATGTGCGATCTACATTTTTGATTACACAAAGCAAGGATTTTAACAATAGAATGATAAGGTCTTTTTTTCAATCCCTTTTAAATATTCCCAAACCCTTCTTCGATTCCAAAAAAACAGGGGATATGGTAGCAAGGATGAATGATACAAGACGCATTCAATCTTCTATCAGCAATCTGATTGGTAATCTTTTAATAGAGTTTTTGGTCATTATCATTTCACTGATTGGGGTTTTTGTTTATTCATGGCAAGTAGGGTTAATTGTTTCTATTTTTATACCTCTTTATGGGTTGATCCTATGGCGATTGAATAAACCGATCATTAATGCCCAAAAAGATGTGATGAGTGCTTATGCGCTCAATGAAGGAAACTACATAGATGTGATTACAGGCATAGCAGAAGTAAAGACAACAGGAACTATCAATCTTTTTCATAAGGGTACTACCTTTTTATATAAAAACTTTCAAGAGCAGATATTCAAATTGGGTAAAATTCAAGTAAAGTTTGGGTTGCTAACTGAGTTAGCTGGGATATTACTGGTAGTAGGGGTAATATCTTTAGCCTCCTTTTTAGTATTGAGAGGAGATTTATTAATTGGTTCTTTGGTGGCTTTATTATCCCTTTCAGGTTCTATAGGCCCTTCTTTAACCAAAATTGCCCTGTTTAATATTCAGTTTCAGGAAGCGAAAGTAGCTTTCAACAGAATGGAAGAGTTTACAGGAATAAAAACGGAAGATAAAGGGGAAAAGGAAATTGAAATTCAAAAGATAAATAATTTAACTGTTGAAAATTTAAATTTTCATTATCCCGGTTCATTAAATTTATTGAACCAAATCAATATGAATATTGAAAAGGGAAAAATAACTACCCTTTTGGGAGAAAGCGGTGCAGGAAAAAGCACAATCTTTCAATTGGTTCAAAGATTTTATGCACCATCGGAAGGATTCATAAAAATAGACGGGAATTCAATTAATGATTTAGACTTAGAAGGGTATCGAAAATTAATAGGAGTCGTCCCTCAAGACATTAAGATTTTCAATAATTATTTACTTTTCAATATTTGTTTGAGCGATGATCCTGCAGAATTAGAGCATGTAGTGAAATGGTGTAAAGAATTTGGCTTTGATCGCTTCTTTGGAAAATTTCCTCAAGGCTATTTGACATTGCTAGGAGAAGAAGGAGCCAATATTTCTGGTGGTCAAAAGCAGTTGGTAGGATTAGCCAGGGCACTCTACCGCAATCCACAATTATTGTTGATTGACGAAGGTACATCCGCTATGGATAGAAATACAGAACAGTTTATTCTAAATCTATTACAGCAATTGAAAAAGGAGAAGGCTATTTTATTTGTAAGTCACAGAATGAGAGTTGCTGGTTTCTCTGACTACATCTACATATTGGAAAATGGCAGTATTACAAGTCAAGGAGAACCGCAAGCTTTAATAAAAGAAGAGAACTTCTTTAGCGAATCTGTTAATTAGTTGGCCTTTTGAGGTGAATAAGTAGACGACTTTAACATTTTAACGTTTCTGTGGTTCATACTAAACTACTTTTTAACCTAAAGAGACCATGCAGAATTCCACCTTTGTAAAACTTCTACTCCTTATCGTTTCCTTTGGCATCTTTTTGTTCAATTCTACCTACGGTATTATATCTGTAATAGTGATGCAGGGAACTATATTTTTACTAGAGTACAGGAAAAGAAAACTCAAAGAGTGATTCATTGAGGAACATATTCAGGTATAGCATTTTATTGATTTAGTTTAATTAATATTTTTCAGTAAATTGATTTCAACCTTTAAAATTACCAACTCCCTATATGAAAGTTTTATTCATAGCATTCCTGTTTTTATTTTTCAATTCAACACTATTAAAGTCACAAAATCCTAAGCCCGAATACAAAGAAATCAGTGGAGTTCTATTATCCAAGGCTGACTCATCCACTATTCCCTTTGCTAATATCCACTTAAAAGGCACCATGATGGGTGCTCATTCCAATGAAGCAGGACAATTTAGCTTTCGCTTTCCACTAAAAGAAAAGTATGATACTCTAGTGATTTCAAGCATTGGCTACGAGGATTTGGAATTGCTGGCCTCCAATTTAAAAAGTCAAGAGTTGAATTACTATTTAAGCCCAGAAGAGGGGATGCTTGAAGAAGTAATAGTGAAGCCGACAAAAGATACACTTCGGGCTATTGTAGGTGAGGCCATAAAGAGAATTCCATTTAATTATTCTCGCAGGTCATTTCTATTGAAAGGTTTTTACCGCGAAATGGTAGTGAGGAACAATAGCTATGTTCGTTTACTAGAGGCAGCAGTTTCCGTGCAGGATAATGGTTTTGATTTACCCTACAATCGCTTAAAAATCCGACTGGACGAATTGAAAAAAAGCGAGGATTATATCGACTACAGTTTCTTTGAAACAGTTTATAAATACTTCATGGGTGGCGATGAAAACAACTTGTACAAAT
This is a stretch of genomic DNA from Marivirga harenae. It encodes these proteins:
- a CDS encoding ATP-binding cassette domain-containing protein yields the protein MEILTKDLDIFYPPKTVLKKINIHLPEGINIIVGKNGSGKSTFLKFFAGLIKHYNGTFKYRGLNNFEGIKKDFGFQFGEEFLTLNLKVSEMTRFCGKLHGIDNITLGKRITALIDFFELEDKEIQFLSYGNKKKLLIALAMLNKPKGLILDEPFEGLDFVMKKKLLEYLLASNFENIILSTNDLNIAKSITSSLFLINTDGSILKTEISDISNLNIDQ
- a CDS encoding peroxiredoxin family protein, with amino-acid sequence MKKKLLIIFGLLVIGLLSWMGYSSIQKLDQKSKSEAIIQNLSSLTNNLGFKVANTDQPTIFMYFNSDCHFCQWEMEQIEKNIEKFQNYQLLLASFEPKNEAIDFLQQYKLAEHYVEVNPDSLTSTMIGGVPQTFIYENGSLKKHFKGEVKIEAILEVLE
- a CDS encoding peptidase domain-containing ABC transporter; this encodes MLKKLNQYFVQQHGQSDCGPACLASIIKFHDGEHSLDEVRRITGTTQIGTKLLGLFQGANDLGFDVEGLEAESIENLRELDSPAILHVILENRLQHYIVFYGFQGDQLMINDPGRGVELWSKEKLEKVWQSKALLKLSPNQKFEKVKSKKKKYENLLSWVKEDLNILLAALFLGILIAIFSLATAIFSQKLIDVILPTKEVSKLIIGLVLFALILLIKMGLSYVRSTFLITQSKDFNNRMIRSFFQSLLNIPKPFFDSKKTGDMVARMNDTRRIQSSISNLIGNLLIEFLVIIISLIGVFVYSWQVGLIVSIFIPLYGLILWRLNKPIINAQKDVMSAYALNEGNYIDVITGIAEVKTTGTINLFHKGTTFLYKNFQEQIFKLGKIQVKFGLLTELAGILLVVGVISLASFLVLRGDLLIGSLVALLSLSGSIGPSLTKIALFNIQFQEAKVAFNRMEEFTGIKTEDKGEKEIEIQKINNLTVENLNFHYPGSLNLLNQINMNIEKGKITTLLGESGAGKSTIFQLVQRFYAPSEGFIKIDGNSINDLDLEGYRKLIGVVPQDIKIFNNYLLFNICLSDDPAELEHVVKWCKEFGFDRFFGKFPQGYLTLLGEEGANISGGQKQLVGLARALYRNPQLLLIDEGTSAMDRNTEQFILNLLQQLKKEKAILFVSHRMRVAGFSDYIYILENGSITSQGEPQALIKEENFFSESVN
- a CDS encoding carboxypeptidase-like regulatory domain-containing protein — encoded protein: MKVLFIAFLFLFFNSTLLKSQNPKPEYKEISGVLLSKADSSTIPFANIHLKGTMMGAHSNEAGQFSFRFPLKEKYDTLVISSIGYEDLELLASNLKSQELNYYLSPEEGMLEEVIVKPTKDTLRAIVGEAIKRIPFNYSRRSFLLKGFYREMVVRNNSYVRLLEAAVSVQDNGFDLPYNRLKIRLDELKKSEDYIDYSFFETVYKYFMGGDENNLYKSFDFDYIRGYNTTENYQYLKGYYDRFDFELDSVIQSDNGAVYVLDYYSPTFHLGGLQTFGKIYINSTDYGIVKLEFNHQFFPVEDSNEARFNKDQEKLFLKNVYKQSSVVYRKIGKKYYLSYIKWKAPVRDAWQTETEDGKQKCSFMMPLFT